The following are encoded in a window of Cygnus atratus isolate AKBS03 ecotype Queensland, Australia chromosome 8, CAtr_DNAZoo_HiC_assembly, whole genome shotgun sequence genomic DNA:
- the NTMT2 gene encoding N-terminal Xaa-Pro-Lys N-methyltransferase 2 translates to MAYKGAHLAFKSRWHKTDEELCRHSMSFDLHKAIQNDFFQSYLYLLEKLPLVKLYALTSQVINGEMQFYARAKHFYQEVPATEEGMMGDYIELSNIDVESSREFLRKFVGGVGKAGTNRALDCGSGIGRISKHVLLPVFKSVELVDMMENFLAEVPNYLQGKEDRVEMYYCKSLQEFTPAPQRYDVIWIQWVSGYLTDKDLLKFLIRCQNGLKDNGVIILKDNVAREGCILDCLDSSVIRDLNILHSLIEMSGLTILREERQEGFPEQCVPVWMLAMQKSPGHS, encoded by the exons ATGGCATATAAAGGAGCACATTTGGCTTTCAAGTCACGCTGGcacaaaacagatgaagaacTCTGTCGCCACAGCATGTCCTTTGACTTGCATAAGGCAATCCAGAATGACTTCTTTCAGAGTTACCTTTATCTGCTGGAAAAGCTTCCCCTGG TGAAACTTTACGCTTTAACAAGTCAAGTTATCAATGGGGAGATGCAGTTCTACGCCAGGGCCAAACACTTCTACCAGGAGGTACCAGCCACAGAAGAGGGCATGATGGGAGACTACATTGAGCTCTCCAATATAGACGTTGAATCCTCCAGGGAATTTCTCAGGAAGTTTGTTGGG GGGGTGGGGAAAGCCGGCACCAACCGCGCCCTGGACTGCGGCTCTGGGATAGGTCGGATCAGCAAGCATGTCCTGCTACCAGTTTTCAAGAGCGTGGAACTGGTGGATATGATGGAGAATTTTCTGGCTGAGGTCCCGAACTACCTGCAGGGCAAGGAGGACAGAGTAGAGATGTATTATTGCAAAAGCCTCCAGGAATTCACTCCAGCCCCACAAAGATATGATGTCATCTGGATTCAGTGGGTTTCAG GCTATCTGACAGATAAAGATCTCCTGAAGTTTCTCATCCGGTGCCAGAACGGCTTGAAGGATAATGGTGTTATCATTCTCAAGGACAATGTAGCCAGGGAGGGCTGTATCCTGGATTGTCTGGATAGTAGTGTGATCCGAGACCTCAACATCCTCCACAGCCTCATTGAAATGAGCGGACTCACCATCCTAcgagaggagaggcaggagggatTCCCTGAGCAGTGTGTCCCTGTCTGGATGCTGGCCATGCAGAAAAGCCCTGGCCATTCCTGA